In the genome of Denticeps clupeoides chromosome 13, fDenClu1.1, whole genome shotgun sequence, one region contains:
- the st3gal4 gene encoding CMP-N-acetylneuraminate-beta-galactosamide-alpha-2,3-sialyltransferase 4 isoform X1: MKMCQTGTKTWCIRITLLMLLIIFFYCFSYYLQRKTGSIKPPPPSRPMCDKWRMQNRWESLKFNITRKRKLFFGMEDFFWRQHNSAFGLPYGIKGMEPLLLKILAGTNSFKMPESIENLECRTCVVIGNGFGIRNHSLGAIIDEHHVIIRLNDAPVRGYEQDVGSKTTMRLFYPESAFYNPNLHNDPDTLQVLVPFKQQDLRWLKEILYNEKRMRKGFWKPPPQIWTATSSQIRVLDPYFLQHTASKLLKIQLTSRGKQKPIHPTTGILAVFMALNYCDEVHVAGFGYPGDQNVKQPIHYYGSTTMKSMKNSYHDLSQETEALKRLEDIGAIKFLHHNS, encoded by the exons ATGAAAATGTGCCAAACAGGAACAAAAA cATGGTGCATTAGGATAACTCTGCTCATGCTGTTGATCATTTTCTTCTACTGCTTCTCCTACTACCTGCAGCG CAAAACAGGATCCATTAAGCCTCCACCGCCTTCCAGACCCATGTGTGACAAATGGCGAATGCAAAATAGATGGGAGAGCCTGAAATTCAA CATTACTAGAAAAAGGAAGCTCTTCTTTGGAATGGAGGACTTTTTCTGGCGCCAGCATAATTCAGCGTTCGGCTTGCCTTATGGCATCAAGGGCATGG aGCCGCTCCTACTGAAAATCTTGGCAGGAACTAACAGTTTTAAGATGCCAGAGAGCATTGAAAA TCTGGAGTGCAGAACCTGTGTTGTCATTGGAAACGGATTTGGCATCAGAAACCATTCCTTAGGGGCTATTATTGACGAACACCACGTTATTATTAG ACTCAATGATGCCCCGGTGAGAGGCTATGAGCAAGATGTGGGCAGCAAGACCACCATGCGCCTCTTCTACCCTGAGTCGGCCTTCTACAACCCCAACCTTCATAACGACCCAGACACCCTGCAGGTTCTGGTGCCCTTTAAACAGCAGGACCTGCGCTGGCTCAAAGAGATCCTGTATAATGAGAAAAGG ATGAGGAAAGGCTTCTGGAAGCCTCCTCCACAGATCTGGACGGCCACGAGCAGTCAGATCCGTGTGCTGGACCCATACTTCCTGCAGCACACAGCCAGCAAACTTCTGAAGATTCAGCTGACTTCTAGGGGTAAACAG AAGCCCATTCACCCGACCACGGGGATCTTGGCTGTGTTCATGGCTCTCAACTACTGTGACGAGGTCCACGTCGCAGGCTTCGGATACCCAGGAGACCAGAATGTCAAGCAGCCTATCCATTATTACGGGTCtactactatgaaatcaatgaAG AATTCTTACCATGATCTGAGCCAAGAGACTGAAGCTCTAAAGAGACTGGAGGACATAGGAGCTATAAaatttcttcatcataattcctga
- the st3gal4 gene encoding CMP-N-acetylneuraminate-beta-galactosamide-alpha-2,3-sialyltransferase 4 isoform X2, translating to MKMCQTGTKTWCIRITLLMLLIIFFYCFSYYLQRKTGSIKPPPPSRPMCDKWRMQNRWESLKFNITRKRKLFFGMEDFFWRQHNSAFGLPYGIKGMEPLLLKILAGTNSFKMPESIENLECRTCVVIGNGFGIRNHSLGAIIDEHHVIIRLNDAPVRGYEQDVGSKTTMRLFYPESAFYNPNLHNDPDTLQVLVPFKQQDLRWLKEILYNEKRMRKGFWKPPPQIWTATSSQIRVLDPYFLQHTASKLLKIQLTSRGKQKPIHPTTGILAVFMALNYCDEVHVAGFGYPGDQNVKQPIHYYGSTTMKSMKVLILQHENYGFTFI from the exons ATGAAAATGTGCCAAACAGGAACAAAAA cATGGTGCATTAGGATAACTCTGCTCATGCTGTTGATCATTTTCTTCTACTGCTTCTCCTACTACCTGCAGCG CAAAACAGGATCCATTAAGCCTCCACCGCCTTCCAGACCCATGTGTGACAAATGGCGAATGCAAAATAGATGGGAGAGCCTGAAATTCAA CATTACTAGAAAAAGGAAGCTCTTCTTTGGAATGGAGGACTTTTTCTGGCGCCAGCATAATTCAGCGTTCGGCTTGCCTTATGGCATCAAGGGCATGG aGCCGCTCCTACTGAAAATCTTGGCAGGAACTAACAGTTTTAAGATGCCAGAGAGCATTGAAAA TCTGGAGTGCAGAACCTGTGTTGTCATTGGAAACGGATTTGGCATCAGAAACCATTCCTTAGGGGCTATTATTGACGAACACCACGTTATTATTAG ACTCAATGATGCCCCGGTGAGAGGCTATGAGCAAGATGTGGGCAGCAAGACCACCATGCGCCTCTTCTACCCTGAGTCGGCCTTCTACAACCCCAACCTTCATAACGACCCAGACACCCTGCAGGTTCTGGTGCCCTTTAAACAGCAGGACCTGCGCTGGCTCAAAGAGATCCTGTATAATGAGAAAAGG ATGAGGAAAGGCTTCTGGAAGCCTCCTCCACAGATCTGGACGGCCACGAGCAGTCAGATCCGTGTGCTGGACCCATACTTCCTGCAGCACACAGCCAGCAAACTTCTGAAGATTCAGCTGACTTCTAGGGGTAAACAG AAGCCCATTCACCCGACCACGGGGATCTTGGCTGTGTTCATGGCTCTCAACTACTGTGACGAGGTCCACGTCGCAGGCTTCGGATACCCAGGAGACCAGAATGTCAAGCAGCCTATCCATTATTACGGGTCtactactatgaaatcaatgaAGGTACTGATCTTACAGCATGAAAATTAtggttttacttttatttaa
- the st3gal4 gene encoding CMP-N-acetylneuraminate-beta-galactosamide-alpha-2,3-sialyltransferase 4 isoform X3, whose product MGEPEIQNSITRKRKLFFGMEDFFWRQHNSAFGLPYGIKGMEPLLLKILAGTNSFKMPESIENLECRTCVVIGNGFGIRNHSLGAIIDEHHVIIRLNDAPVRGYEQDVGSKTTMRLFYPESAFYNPNLHNDPDTLQVLVPFKQQDLRWLKEILYNEKRMRKGFWKPPPQIWTATSSQIRVLDPYFLQHTASKLLKIQLTSRGKQKPIHPTTGILAVFMALNYCDEVHVAGFGYPGDQNVKQPIHYYGSTTMKSMKNSYHDLSQETEALKRLEDIGAIKFLHHNS is encoded by the exons ATGGGAGAGCCTGAAATTCAA AACAGCATTACTAGAAAAAGGAAGCTCTTCTTTGGAATGGAGGACTTTTTCTGGCGCCAGCATAATTCAGCGTTCGGCTTGCCTTATGGCATCAAGGGCATGG aGCCGCTCCTACTGAAAATCTTGGCAGGAACTAACAGTTTTAAGATGCCAGAGAGCATTGAAAA TCTGGAGTGCAGAACCTGTGTTGTCATTGGAAACGGATTTGGCATCAGAAACCATTCCTTAGGGGCTATTATTGACGAACACCACGTTATTATTAG ACTCAATGATGCCCCGGTGAGAGGCTATGAGCAAGATGTGGGCAGCAAGACCACCATGCGCCTCTTCTACCCTGAGTCGGCCTTCTACAACCCCAACCTTCATAACGACCCAGACACCCTGCAGGTTCTGGTGCCCTTTAAACAGCAGGACCTGCGCTGGCTCAAAGAGATCCTGTATAATGAGAAAAGG ATGAGGAAAGGCTTCTGGAAGCCTCCTCCACAGATCTGGACGGCCACGAGCAGTCAGATCCGTGTGCTGGACCCATACTTCCTGCAGCACACAGCCAGCAAACTTCTGAAGATTCAGCTGACTTCTAGGGGTAAACAG AAGCCCATTCACCCGACCACGGGGATCTTGGCTGTGTTCATGGCTCTCAACTACTGTGACGAGGTCCACGTCGCAGGCTTCGGATACCCAGGAGACCAGAATGTCAAGCAGCCTATCCATTATTACGGGTCtactactatgaaatcaatgaAG AATTCTTACCATGATCTGAGCCAAGAGACTGAAGCTCTAAAGAGACTGGAGGACATAGGAGCTATAAaatttcttcatcataattcctga
- the kcnj5 gene encoding G protein-activated inward rectifier potassium channel 4 isoform X1: MAGDSRVHMDHDMEIGVTPREVKKLPKHLREPQIPTDRTHLIADPVKKPRQRYVQKDGKCNVHHGNVQETYRYLSDLFTTLVDLRWRLSFFIFTLVYVVNWLFFGLLWWLIALIRGDLLHADEEGWTPCVENLNSFVSAFLFSIETETTIGYGYRVITEKCPEGIILLLVQAILGSIVNAMMVGCMFVKISQPKNRAETLMFSHKAVISLRDNKLCLMFRVGDLRNSHIVEASIRAKLIRSEQTKEGEFIPLNQTDINIGFDTGDDRLFLVSPLIISHEINEKSPFWEMSQAQIEKEEFEIVVILEGMVEATGMTCQARSSYLDTEVLWGYRFTPVLSLEKGFYEVDYNNFHDIYEANTPSCSAKELAARLRDGQLLPHLPLLSPEPRAHNQNRLSFRDPLSVEDEEDKAGEANNGSAAGLQENPPPKD; encoded by the exons GTGAAGAAGCTTCCCAAGCACTTAAGAGAGCCCCAGATCCCCACTGATCGCACGCACCTGATTGCCGACCCAGTGAAGAAACCCAGGCAACGGTACGTGCAGAAGGACGGCAAGTGCAATGTTCACCATGGCAATGTTCAGGAGACCTATCGTTACCTCAGTGACCTTTTCACCACACTGGTGGACCTGCGCTGGCGCCTCAGCTTCTTCATCTTCACACTGGTCTACGTGGTCAACTGGCTGTTCTTCGGCCTGCTCTGGTGGTTGATTGCGCTCATTCGAGGAGACCTGCTCCATGCTGATGAGGAGGGCTGGACCCCTTGTGTGGAGAACCTCAACAGCTTCgtctctgcttttcttttttccatcgAAACTGAGACCACCATTGGTTACGGCTACCGCGTCATTACAGAGAAGTGTCCAGAGGGCATCATACTGCTGCTTGTACAGGCCATCTTAGGCTCCATTGTCAATGCCATGATGGTTGGCTGCATGTTTGTTAAGATCTCGCAGCCCAAGAATCGGGCTGAGACACTTATGTTCTCCCACAAGGCCGTGATCTCCTTGCGTGACAACAAGCTGTGTCTTATGTTCCGTGTTGGAGACCTTCGCAACTCGCACATCGTGGAGGCTTCCATCCGGGCCAAGCTCATTCGTTCAGAGCAGACCAAGGAGGGTGAGTTTATCCCACTCAACCAAACAGACATCAACATCGGTTTTGACACCGGTGATGACCGCCTGTTCCTCGTGTCACCGCTCATCATCTCACATGAAATCAACGAGAAGAGTCCATTTTGGGAGATGTCACAGGCGCAGATAGAGAAGGAGGAGTTTGAGATCGTAGTCATCCTGGAAGGAATGGTCGAGGCAACAG GGATGACCTGCCAGGCTCGCAGCTCATACCTGGACACCGAGGTGCTGTGGGGCTACCGCTTCACGCCCGTGCTCTCGCTGGAGAAGGGCTTCTACGAGGTGGACTACAACAATTTCCACGACATCTACGAGGCCAACACGCCCTCGTGTAGCGCCAAGGAGCTCGCCGCCAGGCTCAGAGACGGCCAGCTTCTGCCACACCTCCCGCTTCTCTCTCCTGAGCCGCGGGCGCACAACCAGAACCGACTGTCCTTCCGAGACCCCCTGTCCGTGGAGGACGAGGAAGACAAAGCAGGGGAGGCCAACAACGGCTCCGCTGCGGGCCTGCAAGAGAACCCGCCCCCGAAAGACTGA
- the kcnj5 gene encoding G protein-activated inward rectifier potassium channel 4 isoform X2: MAGDSRVHMDHDMEIGVTPREVKKLPKHLREPQIPTDRTHLIADPVKKPRQRYVQKDGKCNVHHGNVQETYRYLSDLFTTLVDLRWRLSFFIFTLVYVVNWLFFGLLWWLIALIRGDLLHADEEGWTPCVENLNSFVSAFLFSIETETTIGYGYRVITEKCPEGIILLLVQAILGSIVNAMMVGCMFVKISQPKNRAETLMFSHKAVISLRDNKLCLMFRVGDLRNSHIVEASIRAKLIRSEQTKEESILGDVTGADREGGV, from the exons GTGAAGAAGCTTCCCAAGCACTTAAGAGAGCCCCAGATCCCCACTGATCGCACGCACCTGATTGCCGACCCAGTGAAGAAACCCAGGCAACGGTACGTGCAGAAGGACGGCAAGTGCAATGTTCACCATGGCAATGTTCAGGAGACCTATCGTTACCTCAGTGACCTTTTCACCACACTGGTGGACCTGCGCTGGCGCCTCAGCTTCTTCATCTTCACACTGGTCTACGTGGTCAACTGGCTGTTCTTCGGCCTGCTCTGGTGGTTGATTGCGCTCATTCGAGGAGACCTGCTCCATGCTGATGAGGAGGGCTGGACCCCTTGTGTGGAGAACCTCAACAGCTTCgtctctgcttttcttttttccatcgAAACTGAGACCACCATTGGTTACGGCTACCGCGTCATTACAGAGAAGTGTCCAGAGGGCATCATACTGCTGCTTGTACAGGCCATCTTAGGCTCCATTGTCAATGCCATGATGGTTGGCTGCATGTTTGTTAAGATCTCGCAGCCCAAGAATCGGGCTGAGACACTTATGTTCTCCCACAAGGCCGTGATCTCCTTGCGTGACAACAAGCTGTGTCTTATGTTCCGTGTTGGAGACCTTCGCAACTCGCACATCGTGGAGGCTTCCATCCGGGCCAAGCTCATTCGTTCAGAGCAGACCAAGGAGG AGTCCATTTTGGGAGATGTCACAGGCGCAGATAGAGAAGGAGGAGTTTGA